From one Streptomyces sp. R41 genomic stretch:
- a CDS encoding nuclear transport factor 2 family protein, with protein MTTRDVVEKFFHLLASGDPDKITDVFADDIDWYVPGSADLPWTGPRTKGSEVADYFRTLGANIVPEKNVDDIEALLVDGEHAVMLGRFTRVAKGTGRTFMTPIAMHLQVAGDKIVKLHLYEDTLAVAEAYAK; from the coding sequence ATGACTACGCGAGACGTCGTCGAGAAATTCTTCCACCTGCTGGCAAGCGGAGACCCCGACAAGATCACAGATGTCTTCGCCGACGACATCGACTGGTACGTTCCCGGGTCGGCGGATCTGCCCTGGACGGGGCCGCGCACCAAGGGCAGCGAGGTAGCCGACTATTTCAGGACCCTGGGCGCGAACATCGTGCCCGAGAAGAACGTCGACGATATCGAGGCGCTCCTCGTCGACGGTGAACACGCGGTCATGCTGGGACGGTTCACCCGAGTGGCGAAGGGCACGGGCCGGACGTTCATGACGCCCATCGCCATGCACCTTCAGGTGGCAGGCGACAAGATCGTCAAGCTGCATCTTTATGAGGACACCCTCGCGGTAGCCGAGGCATACGCCAAGTGA
- a CDS encoding alpha/beta fold hydrolase — MLPTRHKTATIKGQEVFYREAGPSDAPVVLLLHGFPSSSHMFRHLVPALADDYHVIASDHIGYGHSAMPKVDAFDYTFDNLAGVTAGLLNHLGIKRFAMYVHDYGAPIGWRLALDPSFDVSAIISQSGNAYMEGFAKPFWDDLFAYATHPGRDTEPGARAKLSPSTTRWQYENGAPDTRLVSPDTWTLDQLLLERPGNDEIQLALFRDYPKNIEGYPKLHEYFRTSQVPLLAVWGQGDEIFGPDGARAFSRDLPEAEVHLLPAGHFALETHLDAISGYIHGFLGRVLT; from the coding sequence GTGCTTCCCACACGACACAAGACCGCAACCATCAAGGGCCAAGAAGTCTTCTACCGCGAGGCCGGCCCCAGCGACGCACCGGTCGTGCTGTTGCTGCACGGATTCCCGAGCAGTTCCCACATGTTCCGCCATCTCGTCCCCGCGCTGGCCGACGACTATCACGTGATCGCCAGCGACCACATCGGATACGGCCACTCCGCCATGCCCAAGGTGGACGCATTCGACTACACCTTCGACAACCTCGCCGGCGTCACCGCCGGACTGCTCAACCACCTGGGTATCAAGCGCTTCGCCATGTATGTGCACGACTACGGAGCGCCGATCGGCTGGCGCCTTGCGCTCGACCCTTCCTTCGACGTCAGCGCGATCATCTCGCAGAGCGGCAATGCCTACATGGAAGGCTTCGCCAAGCCCTTCTGGGACGACTTGTTCGCGTACGCCACCCATCCCGGCCGCGACACGGAGCCGGGCGCACGGGCCAAGCTCAGCCCGAGTACGACCCGTTGGCAGTACGAGAACGGCGCACCCGACACCAGACTGGTCAGCCCCGACACCTGGACACTCGACCAGCTCCTGCTGGAACGGCCGGGCAACGACGAGATCCAGCTGGCGCTGTTCCGCGACTACCCGAAGAACATCGAGGGGTACCCGAAGCTGCACGAGTACTTCCGCACCAGCCAGGTTCCCCTGCTCGCGGTATGGGGCCAGGGGGACGAGATCTTCGGACCGGACGGCGCACGGGCGTTCTCCCGTGACCTGCCCGAGGCGGAAGTCCACCTGCTGCCTGCCGGGCACTTCGCCCTGGAGACGCACCTGGACGCCATCAGCGGATACATCCACGGATTCCTCGGACGCGTCCTG